One Neovison vison isolate M4711 chromosome 2, ASM_NN_V1, whole genome shotgun sequence genomic window carries:
- the MFSD14A gene encoding hippocampus abundant transcript 1 protein isoform X2, protein MNGLIQGVKGLLSFLSAPLIGALSDVWGRKSFLLLTVFFTCAPIPLMKISPWWYFAVISVSGVFAVTFSVVFAYVADITQEHERSMAYGLVSATFAASLVTSPAIGAYLGRVYGDSLVVVLATAIALLDICFILVAVPESLPEKMRPASWGAPISWEQADPFASLKKVGQDSIVLLICITVFLSYLPEAGQYSSFFLYLRQIMKFSPESVAAFIAVLGILSIIAQTIVLSLLMRSIGNKNTILLGLGFQILQLAWYGFGSEPWMMWAAGAVAAMSSITFPAVSALVSRTADADQQGVVQGMITGIRGLCNGLGPALYGFIFYIFHVELKELPMTGTDLGTNTSPQHHFEQNSIIPGPPFLFGACSVLLALLVALFIPEHTNLSLRSSSWRKHCGGHSHPHSTQAPGEAKEPLLQDTNV, encoded by the exons ATGAATGGCTTAATTCAAGGAGTAAAG gggtTGTTGTCATTCCTCAGTGCCCCACTTATTGGTGCTCTTTCTGATGTTTGGGGTCGGAAATCCTTCTTGCTgctaacagtatttttcacatgtGCCCCAATTCCTTTAATGAAGATCAGCCCATG GTGGTATTTTGCTGTTATCTCTGTTTCTGGGGTTTTTGCAGTGACTTTCTCCGTGGTATTTGCATATGTGGCAGATATAACCCAAGAACATGAAAGAAGTATGGCTTATGGACTG GTTTCAGCAACATTTGCTGCAAGTCTGGTAACCAGCCCCGCAATCGGAGCTTACCTCGGCCGTGTGTATGGGGACAGCTTGGTGGTGGTCCTGGCTACAGCCATAGCGTTGCTGGATATTTGTTTTATCCTTGTTGCTGTGCCAGAGTCTTTGCCTGAGAAGATGCGGCCAGCGTCATGGGGGGCACCCATTTCCTGGGAACAGGCCGACCCTTTTGCG tcCTTAAAAAAAGTGGGCCAGGATTCCATAGTGCTGCTGATCTGCATCACGGTGTTCCTCTCCTACCTACCAGAGGCAGGCCAATACTCCAGCTTCTTTTTATACCTCAGACAG ATAATGAAGTTTTCACCCGAAAGTGTTGCAGCATTTATAGCAGTCCTTGGCATTCTTTCCATTATTGCACAG acCATAGTCTTGAGTTTACTTATGCGGTCAATTGGAAATAAGAACACCATTTTATTGGGTCTGGGATTTCAAATATTACAGCTGGCCTGGTATGGCTTTGGTTCAGAACCTTG GATGATGTGGGCTGCTGGAGCAGTGGCAGCCATGTCTAGCATTACCTTTCCAGCGGTCAGTGCCCTTGTTTCACGAACTGCCGATGCTGATCAACAAG GTGTTGTTCAAGGAATGATAACAGGAATTCGAGGACTGTGCAATGGTCTGGGACCAGCTCTTTATGGATTCATTTTCTACATATTCCATGTGGAACTTAAAGAATTGCCAATGACAGGAACAGACTTGGGAACAAACACAAGCCCACAGCACCATTTCGAACAG aattcgATCATCCCTGGCCCCCCCTTCCTCTTTGGAGCCTGTTCAGTACTGCTGGCTCTGCTTGTTGCCTTGTTTATTCCAGAACATACCAATTTAAGCTTACGGTCCAGCAGTTGGAGAAAGCACTGTGGCGGTCACAGCCATCCTCATAGTACACAAGCGCCAGGAGAGGCCAAAGAACCTTTACTCCAGGACACAAATGTGTGA